A genomic window from Silene latifolia isolate original U9 population chromosome 11, ASM4854445v1, whole genome shotgun sequence includes:
- the LOC141611401 gene encoding putative pentatricopeptide repeat-containing protein At3g01580 isoform X1 codes for MGSVQLSEVLVPQFQYNYAYRHSFYIEQCRILPLCRSTRYDSVYCNFKHKKNTISVQNLHNCRKLMIECCVTKEDGFCNEMEGDQLIMDLTSKGLYADAVTCYIDMLNSGFIPIKFVSFPALIKAVGALSDLELTRQINGNLIKVGAIKDIYVANSLVSAFWKCGAANDSVRMFMKMEDRDLVSWNTMISGFHHSGLFHKSLELFTRMISEFGIYPNRVACLSALSSCASLKSRIHGREIHAYVIKSELAVDEYVLNGLLDMYMKCSSVGNAEKLFEISLEHARKNTVLWNVMVSGYMDNGNFLKAVLCFIQMLFLQIKPDSSTVVALLVLCSKSIDLGLGKQIHVHAMKMGLEMDVRVGTALMDMYFKCANPGCGLKLFDRFDNHNIVMWGTIITNCTRSGYSRKALDLCVAGFKHGFMDHVILLAVLRACSALTIKPEGMMIHGLSVKLGLDSEIYIGSALIDMYMKCQDIASGQKAFLRLPLKDEISWSNLISGYAQNELWADALKAFSEMHCHEIRPNAVIIACMLSICACVFGNLKCKEIHGYIIRNGFETNTLVNNALIVAYAKTGNMESPRRVFSLMEHKDEVSWNSILLGLGLHGNSDEMLVFFDKMRKAGLKPDHQTFTAVLSACSHTGRVTDGLNYFRSMVEEHMLEPRIEQYTCLVDLLGRAGYLDEAYDLIMAMPYNPDDRIWGSLLASCRIYGNEKLAECVAKNIFELDPTSIGYRVLLSNLYEDSCKLNEVAKVRSKVKDMGLKKSPGCSWIEVDNHTHVFTASDQSHHQADDIYTFLNTLTLEMKRDGYIPQL; via the coding sequence ATGGGTTCGGTTCAACTATCTGAGGTATTAGTCCCTCAGTTTCAGTATAACTATGCATATCGGCACAGTTTCTACATTGAACAATGTAGGATATTACCTCTTTGCCGCAGTACTAGATATGATTCTGTTTACTGCAATTTTAAGCATAAGAAGAATACTATTTCTGTACAAAATCTGCATAACTGTCGGAAATTAATGATTGAATGCTGTGTTACCAAGGAGGATGGTTTTTGTAATGAAATGGAAGGTGATCAGCTGATTATGGATCTTACTTCCAAGGGATTATATGCTGATGCTGTAACATGCTATATTGACATGCTAAATAGTGGTTTTATACCTATTAAATTTGTCTCTTTCCCTGCTTTAATTAAAGCTGTTGGTGCTCTATCTGATCTGGAGTTAACCAGGCAAATAAATGGGAATTTGATAAAAGTCGGAGCTATTAAGGATATATATGTTGCAAATTCACTTGTGAGTGCTTTCTGGAAATGTGGTGCCGCGAATGATTCAGTAAGAATGTTTATGAAAATGGAGGACAGGGATTTAGTTTCATGGAACACTATGATTTCTGGTTTTCATCATTCAGGGTTATTCCATAAGTCACTGGAATTGTTCACTCGCATGATCTCTGAATTTGGTATTTATCCGAATAGGGTAGCTTGCCTTTCAGCTCTTTCATCATGCGCTTCCCTCAAATCCAGAATTCACGGGAGAGAAATACATGCATATGTGATTAAAAGTGAGTTGGCTGTTGATGAGTATGTGCTGAATGGATTACTTGATATGTATATGAAATGTTCTTCTGTTGGTAATGCTGAAAAACTTTTTGAAATCAGTCTTGAGCATGCTAGAAAAAATACAGTGCTATGGAATGTTATGGTATCTGGTTACATGGACAACGGTAACTTCTTGAAGGCAGTGTTATGTTTTATTCAGATGTTGTTCTTACAGATCAAACCTGATTCTTCAACAGTGGTGGCACTTTTAGTCTTGTGCTCGAAATCCATAGATTTAGGCTTGGGGAAGCAAATTCATGTTCATGCTATGAAGATGGGTTTAGAGATGGATGTTAGAGTTGGAACAGCATTGATGGACATGTATTTCAAGTGTGCAAATCCTGGATGTGGCTTAAAATTATTTGACAGGTTCGACAATCATAATATAGTCATGTGGGGTACAATAATTACGAATTGCACCAGAAGCGGTTATTCTAGGAAAGCACTGGATCTGTGTGTTGCTGGATTCAAACATGGATTTATGGATCATGTGATATTACTGGCTGTATTGAGAGCATGCTCAGCACTAACTATCAAACCTGAAGGCATGATGATTCATGGACTGTCAGTTAAGTTGGGGTTGGATTCTGAGATTTACATTGGCAGTGCTCTGATAGATATGTATATGAAATGCCAAGACATAGCATCTGGTCAAAAAGCCTTTCTCAGGTTGCCCCTAAAGGACGAAATATCATGGAGTAATTTGATATCCGGGTATGCACAAAATGAATTGTGGGCCGATGCTTTAAAAGCATTCTCGGAAATGCATTGCCATGAAATCCGACCAAATGCTGTGATTATAGCATGTATGTTATCAATATGTGCTTGTGTATTTGGAAATTTAAAGTGTAAGGAAATTCATGGCTATATCATACGCAACGGGTTTGAGACAAATACTTTAGTGAATAATGCCCTTATAGTCGCCTATGCGAAAACTGGAAACATGGAGAGCCCAAGAAGAGTCTTTTCATTGATGGAGCATAAGGATGAAGTGTCCTGGAATTCAATATTGCTAGGGCTAGGGCTACACGGTAATTCAGATGAAATGCTTGTCTTTTTTGACAAGATGAGAAAGGCGGGTTTGAAGCCCGATCATCAGACATTTACTGCAGTCCTCTCGGCATGCAGCCACACTGGGAGAGTTACGGATGGGTTGAATTATTTCCGAAGCATGGTAGAAGAACATATGCTCGAACCTAGAATTGAGCAATACACTTGTTTAGTTGACCTTTTAGGCCGTGCTGGCTATTTAGATGAAGCATACGACCTGATCATGGCAATGCCATATAATCCAGATGATCGCATTTGGGGATCATTACTTGCCTCTTGCAGAATTTATGGCAATGAGAAGTTGGCTGAATGTGTAGCCAAGAACATTTTTGAGTTGGATCCTACTAGTATTGGGTATCGTGTACTCCTATCCAATTTATACGAGGATTCTTGTAAATTGAATGAAGTTGCAAAGGTTAGGTCCAAGGTTAAAGATATGGGATTGAAGAAAAGTCCTGGTTGTAGCTGGATTGAGGTAGACAATCACACTCATGTCTTCACGGCAAGTGATCAATCTCATCACCAAGCAGATGACATTTATACTTTTCTAAATACTCTCACCCTAGAGATGAAAAGGGATGGATATATTCCGCAGTTGTAG
- the LOC141611401 gene encoding uncharacterized protein LOC141611401 isoform X2 translates to MEEMDVEVREFIKEKVPDWDDPVKATARFKALSGQRSDWEPQFRFWRDLILSIARRFNLLFISPSHLKNRWFNRAGLTPLCLNNVLLEMYKSGDLLRMTDLGDPRSGHLSHLFKKMISFSSAFRLSSVDHVLNDQLLILVPRLEDKAAEAVKSLSESHWTSSCIITMKKFESLFEEKREAYAILSYLSEQGRAKYISIKKKELIEGVKVCLSSAPISSIINVDYDMLQLVWTVEELQQQLDVTDKQCERSKQFALAALRSGDKNIALRNARQLKLASESRAKLLSFLNRVEDVLHVVLDLESTKKVSEAIQVGAQTIKEHRIEAEEVQSCLRELDELMLSQAEVNQALESNTEDDEAIEDELEELELQIRDETLMVSSSIAAQEAAGNGEKASPFTNSLSSAMADLKLQDNTEDPCIQESGSPRNPIGYENLLPS, encoded by the coding sequence atgGAGGAGATGGATGTGGAAGTGAGGGAATTCATAAAGGAGAAGGTTCCAGATTGGGATGACCCAGTGAAGGCGACTGCCCGGTTTAAGGCACTCAGTGGGCAAAGGTCGGATTGGGAGCCTCAGTTTCGTTTTTGGAGGGACTTGATACTCAGTATTGCTCGTCGATTCAACCTTCTCTTTATCTCTCCGTCTCACCTCAAGAATAGATGGTTCAACCGAGCCGGTTTAACGCCTTTGTGCCTTAATAATGTCCTTCTGGAAATGTACAAATCTGGTGATCTTTTGCGGATGACAGATCTTGGAGATCCAAGGAGTGGACACCTTTCCCATCTCTTTAAAAAAATGATAAGCTTTTCCAGTGCCTTTAGATTGTCGAGTGTTGATCATGTTCTCAATGATCAGCTTCTCATTCTTGTACCAAGGCTGGAGGATAAAGCTGCTGAAGCTGTCAAATCTTTGTCAGAAAGCCATTGGACATCTTCATGTATCATAACGATGAAGAAATTTGAAAGTTTGTTTGAAGAGAAACGTGAAGCATATGCAATTTTGAGTTACTTGTCGGAACAAGGAAGAGCTAAGTACATATCAATCAAGAAGAAGGAACTCATCGAGGGTGTAAAAGTTTGCCTCTCTTCTGCACCCATTTCAAGTATTATAAATGTAGATTATGATATGCTGCAATTGGTTTGGACGGTAGAAGAGCTTCAACAACAGCTTGACGTTACTGACAAACAGTGTGAAAGATCAAAACAATTCGCTTTAGCTGCACTGAGGTCTGGAGACAAGAACATAGCTCTGAGGAATGCTAGGCAGTTGAAGCTAGCTTCTGAAAGTAGAGCAAAACTGTTGTCATTTTTGAACCGAGTCGAGGACGTACTCCATGTTGTTTTGGATTTAGAATCAACAAAGAAGGTATCTGAAGCTATCCAGGTTGGTGCTCAGACAATCAAGGAACATAGAATTGAAGCTGAAGAAGTTCAGTCATGTTTGCGAGAGCTTGATGAGTTGATGCTTTCACAAGCGGAAGTCAATCAGGCATTAGAATCAAATACGGAGGATGATGAGGCTATTGAAGACGAGCTAGAGGAACTCGAACTGCAAATTAGAGATGAAACCCTCATGGTTTCAAGTTCAATAGCCGCTCAAGAAGCAGCAGGAAATGGAGAAAAGGCTTCCCCCTTCACAAATTCATTGAGTTCTGCTATGGCTGATCTTAAGCTTCAAGATAACACAGAAGACCCTTGTATCCAGGAGTCAGGTTCCCCAAGAAACCCAATTGGTTATGAGAATTTATTGCCAAGCTGA
- the LOC141613447 gene encoding pathogenesis-related protein PR-1 type-like produces the protein MALSNNFLAIVLVIGLSMANICCATSLTSKLKYIVPHNMARAIEHLPPVTWNDTLAAFAKAYARERAVDCALQHSGSPVYGENIAMSTGDLSPSLAIKLWVGEKPDYDYELNTCTEGKMCGHYTQVIWKNTKSIGCASARCQNGGTFITCNYYPPGNYIGQRPF, from the coding sequence ATGGCTCTCTCTAACAATTTTTTAGCCATTGTTTTGGTAATTGGGCTTTCAATGGCCAACATTTGTTGTGCTACAAGCCTAACTAGCAAGCTAAAATATATCGTACCACATAACATGGCACGTGCAATAGAGCACTTGCCACCAGTTACATGGAACGATACACTTGCGGCATTTGCTAAAGCATATGCCAGAGAGAGAGCCGTGGATTGTGCACTACAACACTCTGGGTCACCCGTATATGGTGAGAACATAGCAATGAGCACAGGAGATCTTAGCCCGTCCCTAGCCATTAAATTATGGGTCGGAGAAAAACCCGATTATGACTATGAGTTGAATACTTGTACGGAAGGCAAAATGTGTGGACATTACACCCAAGTTATTTGGAAGAATACTAAGAGTATTGGGTGTGCTAGTGCAAGATGCCAAAATGGGGGTACTTTTATCACTTGTAATTATTATCCTCCTGGAAATTATATTGGACAACGCCCTTTTTGA
- the LOC141613454 gene encoding pathogenesis-related protein PRB1-2-like, translating to MEILKNLTTLACFMVATLALVQISHAQNLPQDFVNPHNSARAAVGVGNIVWDNTLATYAQNYANARINDCALVHSGGQYGENLAWGSGTSLTAANAIQMWVNEQAYYTYSTNTCAAGKVCGHYTQVVWANSVRLGCGRVQCTNNAGVFIICSYDPRGNVVGQKPY from the exons ATGGAGATTCTAAAAAACTTAACAACGTTGGCATGCTTCATGGTAGCAACTTTAGCTTTGGTGCAAATTTCCCATGCACAAAATTTACCACAAGACTTTGTTAATCCCCACAACTCTGCTAGGGCTGCCGTGG GTGTCGGAAACATAGTATGGGATAACACATTAGCTACGTATGCACAAAACTACGCGAACGCAAGGATCAATGACTGCGCCCTCGTGCATTCCGGTGGCCAATACGGAGAGAACCTGGCGTGGGGGAGCGGCACTTCCTTGACGGCTGCGAACGCTATACAAATGTGGGTCAATGAGCAGGCTTACTATACCTATAGCACCAACACTTGTGCTGCTGGAAAGGTTTGTGGACACTATACTCAGGTGGTATGGGCCAATTCGGTTCGTCTTGGTTGTGGCCGTGTTCAATGTACCAATAATGCCGGGGTTTTCATCATTTGTAGCTATGATCCTCGTGGCAACGTTGTTGGCCAAAAACCTTACTAA